The DNA window TCAGGTATAACGCTTGAAGAGTGTGCCGAACTCGCACGCAAACTTGCAAAACGCATAGCCGACGAACTTGAAATCCCGACCTATTGCTATGAGGCAGCGGCCTTCACACCCGAACGCCGTAATCTCGCTGTCTGCCGTGAAGGAGAATACGAAGCTCTTCCGGAAAAAATGAACCATTCCGGCAAAGGTCCTGATTTCGGTGATCGCCCGTTTGACGAGAAAGCAGCCCGCAGCGGAGCAACCACTGTCGGTGCGCGCGACTTCCTCATTGCCGTCAACTTCAACCTCAACACAACCTCGACCCGACGGGCAAATGCAATTGCCTTCGATGTCCGCGAGAAAGGCCGTCCGATGCGCGAGGGCGGAAAGATAACCGGTAAACCGCTGAAAGATGCCGACGGCAACACAATCATGCAGCCCGGGACTCTCAAAGCGACAAAAGCCATCGGCTGGTTCATTGACGAATATGGCATAGCACAGGTGTCGATGAACATCACCGATATATCAGTCACACCGCTACATATAGCTTTCGATGAAGTATGCCGTGCGGCCAACGCACGCGGACTGCGCGTGACAGGTACAGAGATTGTAGGTCTTGTCCCCAAACGCACGCTTATCGAGGCCGGGCGATATTTCCTCCACAAACAGCAACGCTCCACAGGTATTTCGGAGGATGAAATCATCCGCATGGCCGTAAAGTCAATGGGACTTGACGAACTAACGCCATTCCGGCCGGAAGAAAAGGTGATTGAATTCATGATCGCGCAAAAAAACGCAGGAAAAAAGCTCACCGATATGACATGTACGGAATTTGCCGAGGAGACAGCATCCGAATCACCCGCCCCCGGAGGCGGCTCGATATCGGCCTATATGGGAGCGCTTGCCGCCGCACTCGGGACTATGGTGGCTAACCTGTCGGCACACAAAGCCGGATGGGACGACCGTTGGAAAGAATTTTCCGATCAGGCCGACAGGGGACATGAAATCCTACAGCAGCTCCTTCACCTTGTCGACGAAGACACCGAGGCTTTCAACCGCATCATGGATGCGTTCAAGATGCCTAAATCAAGCGAAGAGGAAAAGGCAGCCCGCGCAGCCGCCATTGAAGATGCCACTCTATATGCAACACGCATACCGCTGTCGACAATGGAAACAGCCTGCGCTGTCTTCCCCTTGCTCGAATCAATGGCCCGCACAGGAAATCCGGCCTCTGTAAGCGATGCCGGAGTCGGAGCGCTCGCCGCACGCTCGGCGGTACTCGGGGCCCAGCTCAATGTGCGCATAAATGCCGCCTCACTCAAAAACCGAGACGAGGCGGACCGCCTTACAGCCCGGGCAGCAGAAATCGCAGCAGAAGCAATTGCCGCAGAAGCGAGAGTACTTGAGACTGTCAATGAAATACTCAACCGATAAGCCGATACCAACCATGACTAACGAAGAATTCCGAATGACAGTCGGCGCAGGCATACCCGACACGCTCCCTGCGCCAAAAGAATATGACACAAGCGTCAACCATGCCCCACGACGCAAGGACATATTGACTCCGGCTGAGAAAAAACTGGCTCTCAGAAACGCTCTTCGCTATTTCCCTCGACATCTCCACCGCGAGCTTGCCGGAGAATTCGCATCCGAACTTGAGACCTACGGACGCATCTACATGTACCGTTTCCGTCCCGACTACGAAATGTATGCCCGGCCGATAGACGCATACCCTGCACGTTCCCGTCAGGCGGCAGCAATCATGATGATGATTCAAAACAATCTTGATCCCCGTGTGGCGCAGCACCCGCACGAACTGATCACTTACGGAGGAAACGGCGCGGTGTTCCAGAACTGGGCCCAATATCTTCTGGCAATGAAATATCTGTCGGAGATGACAGATTCCCAGACGCTGGTAATGTACTCCGGCCATCCGTTAGGACTGTTTCCGTCACACCCCGACGCCCCTCGGGTAATCGTCACCAACGGCATGGTTATACCTAACTATTCCAAGCCTGACGACTGGGAGCGTTTCAACGCTCTCGGCGTGTCGCAATACGGCCAGATGACAGCCGGTTCATATATGTATATCGGCCCGCAGGGAATTGTCCACGGAACAACCATCACCGTCCTCAACGCCGGACGCAAACGCCTCGCCGAAGGAAGTCATGACCTCGGAGGAATGCTGTTTGTCTCAGCCGGACTCGGCGGTATGTCAGGCGCACAGCCGAAGGCCGGAAACATAGCGGGCGTAGTCAGCATTACCGCCGAAGTGAATCCAAAAGCTGTCGAGACACGCCACAGTCAGGGTTGGGTCGATGAAGTATACACCTCGCTCGACGACCTGATGGTCCGTGTGGCCGAAGCACGCAAGAACCGCGAGGCAGTCTCATTTGCCTATCAGGGCAATGTTGTAGACCTATGGGAACGCCTTGCCGACGACGGGGTGAAAGTGGATCTCGGCTCAGACCAGACATCGCTCCACAACCCTTGGGCCGGAGGATATTATCCCGTCGGGCTGAGCTTCGAAGAGGCCAAGACAATGATGGCCGGAAATCCGGAAGAATTCAAGCGCCACGTTCAGGAATCACTGCGCCGTCAGGTCAAGGCAATCAACCGGCTGACCGAAAACGGCATGTATTTCTTTGACTACGGCAATGCCTTCCTTCTCGAATCATCACGGGCGGGAGCTGACATAATGAAGGAAGACGGCACTTTCCGCTACCCTTCATACGTGCAGGACATCATGGGACCGAGTTTCTTCGACTACGGATTCGGGCCATTCCGCTGGGTATGTACCTCTGGAAATCCCGACGATCTTGCAAAAAGTGATGAAATCGCAGCAAACGTGCTTGAAGAAATACTCAAGAGCGCGCCTGAGGAAATCAAAGGCCAACTGCGCGACAATATCCACTGGATACGCGAAGCCGGACGCAACAGACTCGTAGTCGGTTCTCAGGCGCGAATCCTGTATGCCGACTGTGAGGGGCGCACCAAAATCGCACGAGCCTTTAACGATGCAATAGCCCGGGGTGAAATATCAGCACCGATAGTGCTCGGACGCGACCACCACGACGTTTCGGGTACAGACTCCCCCTACCGCGAGACATCGAATATCTACGACGGTTCGCAGTATACAGCCGACATGGCCGTACACAACGTCATAGGCGACTCTTTCCGTGGCGCTACATGGGTTTCAATACACAACGGCGGAGGTGTCGGCTGGGGCGAGGTAATCAACGGCGGTTTCGGCATGGTCATCGACGGAAGCGACGATTCAGCCCGCCACATTGACGAAATGCTCCTATGGGACGTGAACAACGGTATCGCACGCCGGTCATGGGCACGCAACGAAGGTGCCATATCCGCTATAAAGCGCGAAATGGAGCGCACTCCGCTGCTGCGCGTTACCCTCCCAAACATCGCCGACGACTCCGTGATCGGCGAGGCATTCAAATGACAAACAGAAAAACGAATAACCTTAGACTAATCCGAAAATGATACATTATATCAGTCCCGAACGCCTCACAATCGAGCGCGTCGGGGAAATCATCACCAAGAACATGCGTCTCGCTCTAAGCGAGGAATCAGTGGAGCGCATCACACGCTGCCGCCGTTATCTTGACGACAAAATCAGCGAATGCGACCATCCAATCTATGGCATAACCACCGGCTTCGGCTCACTGTGTAACATTTCTATCGACACTCAGGACCTTTCGACACTTCAGGAAAACCTTGTGAAGTCACACGCCTGCGGCTGTGGCGAAAAAGTCGACCCTATGATTGTGAAAATCATGCTGCTCACCAAAATAATGTCGCTTTCATTCGGCAATTCAGGAGTGCAGCTGTCGACGGTGCAGCGACTTGTTGACTTCTTCAACGACGATGTCCTGCCGGTAATCTATCAGCTCGGTTCGCTCGGAGCTTCGGGCGACCTCGCCCCGCTCGCCAACATGTGCCTGCCTCTGCTCGGTCTTGGAGAAGTATTATATAAAGGTGAGATACGTCCCGCAGCCGAAGTGCTTGAGGAAAAGGGCTGGAAACCTGTGAAACTCGTATCGAAAGAAGGACTCGCCCTTCTGAACGGAACGCAGTTCATGTCGTCACACGCCGTCTATGCCATCCTCAACGCCCGTCGTCTCAGCGCGCTCGCCGACAAGATTGGAGCGCTCTCGCTCGATGTGTTCGACGGCCGTATCGACCCGTTCGGCGACTCGGTCAATGCTGTCCGCCCACATCCGGGACAGCTTGCCACGGCCAGAGCCGTGCGCGCGCATCTCGAAGGAAGCGAACTTATAAGGCAATATAAGAAGCATGTTCAAGACCCCTACTCGTTCCGCTGCATGCCTCAGGTCCACGGAGCTGTGAAAGACGCTCTCGACTACACAGGCAATATAATCGAGACTGAAATCAACTCGCCGACCGACAATCCGACAATCTTCCCCGAAGAAGACATCATCGTGTCGGCCGGTAATTTCCACGGAGAGCCTATCGCTCTTCCGATGGATTATCTCGCACTTGCACTCGCCGAGCTTGGAAGTATCTCCGAACGCCGCATCTACCGACTGATCTCAGGTGCGCGCGGACTGCCGCCGTTCCTCGTTGCAAATCCCGGCCTCAACAGCGGTTTCATGATTCCACAATATGCCGCAGCCTCAATAGTCAATCAGTCCAAAGGACTATGCTGGCCGACAAGCTGCGATTCGATTCCCTCGTCGCAAGGGCAGGAAGACCACGTCTCGATGGGTGGCAATTCAGCTACGAAACTTTGTCGCGTCGTCGACAATACCGAACGTGTCCTTGCAATCG is part of the Duncaniella dubosii genome and encodes:
- the hutH gene encoding histidine ammonia-lyase, encoding MIHYISPERLTIERVGEIITKNMRLALSEESVERITRCRRYLDDKISECDHPIYGITTGFGSLCNISIDTQDLSTLQENLVKSHACGCGEKVDPMIVKIMLLTKIMSLSFGNSGVQLSTVQRLVDFFNDDVLPVIYQLGSLGASGDLAPLANMCLPLLGLGEVLYKGEIRPAAEVLEEKGWKPVKLVSKEGLALLNGTQFMSSHAVYAILNARRLSALADKIGALSLDVFDGRIDPFGDSVNAVRPHPGQLATARAVRAHLEGSELIRQYKKHVQDPYSFRCMPQVHGAVKDALDYTGNIIETEINSPTDNPTIFPEEDIIVSAGNFHGEPIALPMDYLALALAELGSISERRIYRLISGARGLPPFLVANPGLNSGFMIPQYAAASIVNQSKGLCWPTSCDSIPSSQGQEDHVSMGGNSATKLCRVVDNTERVLAIELFNAAQALDLRRPMKTSPELEKWHEAYRRLIPFIDNDTVMSPYIAASVDFLRTNP
- the ftcD gene encoding glutamate formimidoyltransferase, coding for MKTRIIECVPNFSEGRDKNVIKSITDAIKSVKGINLLDVDPGEATNRTVVTFVGEPEAVVEAAFRGVKRAAELIDMRSHHGAHPRMGATDVCPLIPISGITLEECAELARKLAKRIADELEIPTYCYEAAAFTPERRNLAVCREGEYEALPEKMNHSGKGPDFGDRPFDEKAARSGATTVGARDFLIAVNFNLNTTSTRRANAIAFDVREKGRPMREGGKITGKPLKDADGNTIMQPGTLKATKAIGWFIDEYGIAQVSMNITDISVTPLHIAFDEVCRAANARGLRVTGTEIVGLVPKRTLIEAGRYFLHKQQRSTGISEDEIIRMAVKSMGLDELTPFRPEEKVIEFMIAQKNAGKKLTDMTCTEFAEETASESPAPGGGSISAYMGALAAALGTMVANLSAHKAGWDDRWKEFSDQADRGHEILQQLLHLVDEDTEAFNRIMDAFKMPKSSEEEKAARAAAIEDATLYATRIPLSTMETACAVFPLLESMARTGNPASVSDAGVGALAARSAVLGAQLNVRINAASLKNRDEADRLTARAAEIAAEAIAAEARVLETVNEILNR
- a CDS encoding urocanate hydratase encodes the protein MTNEEFRMTVGAGIPDTLPAPKEYDTSVNHAPRRKDILTPAEKKLALRNALRYFPRHLHRELAGEFASELETYGRIYMYRFRPDYEMYARPIDAYPARSRQAAAIMMMIQNNLDPRVAQHPHELITYGGNGAVFQNWAQYLLAMKYLSEMTDSQTLVMYSGHPLGLFPSHPDAPRVIVTNGMVIPNYSKPDDWERFNALGVSQYGQMTAGSYMYIGPQGIVHGTTITVLNAGRKRLAEGSHDLGGMLFVSAGLGGMSGAQPKAGNIAGVVSITAEVNPKAVETRHSQGWVDEVYTSLDDLMVRVAEARKNREAVSFAYQGNVVDLWERLADDGVKVDLGSDQTSLHNPWAGGYYPVGLSFEEAKTMMAGNPEEFKRHVQESLRRQVKAINRLTENGMYFFDYGNAFLLESSRAGADIMKEDGTFRYPSYVQDIMGPSFFDYGFGPFRWVCTSGNPDDLAKSDEIAANVLEEILKSAPEEIKGQLRDNIHWIREAGRNRLVVGSQARILYADCEGRTKIARAFNDAIARGEISAPIVLGRDHHDVSGTDSPYRETSNIYDGSQYTADMAVHNVIGDSFRGATWVSIHNGGGVGWGEVINGGFGMVIDGSDDSARHIDEMLLWDVNNGIARRSWARNEGAISAIKREMERTPLLRVTLPNIADDSVIGEAFK